A region of Polyangia bacterium DNA encodes the following proteins:
- a CDS encoding carbohydrate-binding protein, which translates to MLGFTSIVVSWSQPGDAARGGFSHVAWNGLPSTQNVESSKGLTAQQAMMWKYTVRCALRPDQELAAPPAAGAGPQKFRGAIGVAPEWFGGTCNDACREKVSSCLFALTNRTGKHVALSLLSGADKMSAGLKPSEADLPYPFQEGAFFGNVFASGAAFACQGTAVGKGAQVKRFCASDPASCSGLAHFTDAGRCVDACKMACVKLSDGTQRCAASSCRDPSGHVWAFPITTYLRGQIEANNADVVNGVTITDDALADLDDGDSATYKGVDFGPGPEGNVRRFSAVMTAPRTAGRIEIWTDADDLIGTLPIRASGKQATVREVVVRATGMAGPHEVTLKFFGGKNLGRLSTFQFR; encoded by the coding sequence GTGCTCGGGTTCACCAGCATCGTGGTGAGCTGGTCCCAGCCGGGAGACGCTGCTCGCGGCGGCTTTTCCCATGTCGCGTGGAACGGCCTGCCCAGCACGCAAAACGTGGAAAGCAGCAAGGGTCTCACCGCGCAGCAGGCGATGATGTGGAAGTACACCGTCCGCTGCGCGCTGCGCCCTGATCAGGAATTGGCCGCCCCGCCCGCGGCGGGTGCCGGGCCGCAAAAGTTTCGCGGCGCCATCGGCGTGGCGCCCGAATGGTTCGGCGGAACCTGCAACGACGCGTGCCGGGAGAAAGTTTCGTCGTGCCTGTTTGCCCTCACCAATCGCACCGGCAAGCACGTCGCGCTCAGCCTGCTCAGCGGCGCTGACAAGATGAGCGCCGGCCTGAAACCGAGCGAAGCCGATCTTCCGTACCCGTTCCAAGAAGGCGCCTTCTTCGGCAATGTCTTCGCCAGCGGTGCCGCGTTCGCCTGTCAGGGCACCGCCGTGGGCAAGGGCGCGCAGGTCAAACGTTTCTGCGCCAGCGATCCGGCCAGCTGCAGCGGCCTGGCTCATTTCACCGACGCTGGCCGTTGCGTCGACGCGTGCAAGATGGCCTGCGTCAAGCTGTCGGATGGGACGCAGCGCTGCGCGGCTTCGTCCTGTCGCGATCCGAGCGGACACGTCTGGGCGTTTCCCATCACCACATACTTGCGCGGTCAGATCGAAGCCAACAACGCCGACGTCGTGAATGGCGTCACCATCACGGACGACGCCCTGGCCGACCTGGACGACGGCGACAGCGCGACGTACAAAGGCGTCGACTTTGGACCCGGACCTGAAGGCAACGTGCGCCGCTTCAGCGCCGTGATGACCGCGCCCCGCACGGCCGGGCGGATCGAGATCTGGACCGACGCCGACGATCTGATCGGCACACTGCCGATCAGGGCGTCTGGCAAGCAAGCCACGGTGCGCGAGGTCGTCGTGCGCGCCACCGGAATGGCCGGCCCGCACGAGGTCACGCTGAAGTTTTTTGGCGGCAAGAACCTGGGCCGCTTGTCGACCTTCCAGTTTCGCTGA
- a CDS encoding DUF1707 domain-containing protein: MAEDRRLTLTRDREARDRVISLLSEHFAHDVLDMDEFERRVTVAHTASSVVEVEALLADLPATAMATTALAPLARQRPTMALASEVRQEQTVLAIMGGVDRRGAWTVPRHLRVVAMMGGAHLDLREARFPPGPVEIEVLSLMGGTEIIVPPGLAVETHGTAIMGGFQEVNRAPAHPDPDAPLLRVHGFVVMGGVDIRMQLPGESSRDASRRQRRELREQRRRRRAFPAAHNDD; this comes from the coding sequence ATGGCAGAGGACCGCCGCCTGACATTGACCCGCGATCGAGAAGCGCGCGATCGGGTCATCTCGCTTTTGTCCGAACATTTTGCCCACGACGTCCTGGACATGGACGAATTCGAACGGCGAGTCACGGTCGCCCATACGGCGTCGTCAGTGGTCGAAGTGGAAGCATTGCTCGCTGACCTGCCGGCGACCGCCATGGCCACCACGGCACTGGCGCCACTCGCCAGACAACGCCCCACGATGGCCCTGGCCTCCGAGGTGCGGCAAGAGCAGACGGTCCTGGCAATCATGGGCGGCGTCGATCGGCGCGGAGCCTGGACGGTCCCGCGCCATCTGCGGGTGGTGGCGATGATGGGTGGCGCGCACTTGGATCTGCGCGAGGCGCGTTTTCCGCCGGGGCCGGTGGAGATCGAGGTGCTTTCATTGATGGGCGGCACGGAGATCATCGTGCCGCCCGGCCTGGCAGTCGAAACCCACGGCACGGCCATCATGGGCGGTTTTCAAGAAGTGAACCGCGCTCCCGCGCACCCGGATCCGGACGCGCCGCTGTTGCGCGTCCACGGTTTCGTGGTGATGGGTGGGGTGGACATTCGCATGCAACTTCCCGGCGAAAGCAGCCGCGACGCCTCTCGGCGCCAGCGCCGCGAGTTGCGCGAACAACGCCGCCGGCGGCGCGCCTTTCCCGCCGCTCATAACGACGACTGA
- a CDS encoding class II glutamine amidotransferase produces the protein MCELLGMSCNVPTDIVFSFTGFALRGGKTGPHADGWGVALYQGRYARTFLEESPACQSAMAEYIRKNPIKTLLSVAHVRKKTRGRAALENTHPFDRTMWGRHWVFAHNGTLPHIKSRRLRWELPIGDTDSEHAFCWMLEQLRAAFPGGYPKNTRHLWQAVADLGGELGAEGKLNFLLADGRHLFARCGTKLCHIVRKAPFGRATLRDAELQIDFAAVTTEKDRVAVIATEPLTRDEIWQQGEPGTMWVFEKGALKATMASGAAGSATPPRRRAKAAV, from the coding sequence ATGTGCGAGCTATTGGGGATGTCGTGCAACGTCCCCACTGACATCGTTTTCTCCTTCACCGGCTTCGCTTTACGCGGCGGCAAGACCGGACCACACGCCGACGGTTGGGGCGTGGCCCTTTATCAAGGCCGTTACGCCCGCACCTTCCTGGAAGAATCGCCTGCCTGCCAGAGCGCGATGGCCGAATACATCCGGAAGAACCCGATCAAAACGTTGTTGTCGGTGGCGCACGTGCGCAAGAAGACGCGCGGGCGAGCGGCGCTGGAGAACACCCACCCTTTCGACCGGACGATGTGGGGCCGGCACTGGGTGTTCGCCCACAATGGAACCCTGCCGCACATCAAATCGCGTCGGCTGCGCTGGGAATTGCCCATCGGCGACACCGACAGCGAACATGCGTTCTGCTGGATGCTGGAGCAACTGCGCGCGGCTTTCCCCGGCGGATACCCCAAGAACACCCGCCATCTGTGGCAAGCGGTGGCCGACCTCGGCGGCGAGCTGGGCGCCGAGGGCAAGCTGAACTTTCTGCTGGCTGACGGGCGGCACCTGTTCGCTCGTTGCGGGACCAAGCTGTGCCACATCGTGCGTAAGGCGCCGTTCGGCCGCGCCACCCTGCGCGATGCCGAGCTGCAGATCGATTTCGCCGCGGTGACGACCGAGAAGGATCGCGTCGCGGTCATCGCCACCGAACCGCTGACCCGCGACGAGATCTGGCAGCAAGGCGAGCCCGGTACGATGTGGGTCTTCGAAAAAGGCGCGCTGAAGGCAACCATGGCCAGCGGCGCGGCCGGTAGCGCCACGCCGCCGCGCCGGCGCGCCAAGGCCGCTGTCTAG
- a CDS encoding gluconate 2-dehydrogenase subunit 3 family protein produces the protein MASPGDIPRRGFLQKGILGGALLLVGGALPIALRGVRRGPAPRRALALLTPDEHAIVAAIAARIVPGDGAGATWPTAEDLDCAGKIDALMATTHPRVGAEFRQLLHLFENGLGGLLTNLQPAPFSRCSPAEQDARLEAWRYSRLALLRSGYQALKRLCQATYYSSPETYAHVGYPGPPEIPQRP, from the coding sequence GTGGCTTCACCAGGCGACATTCCGCGCCGCGGGTTTCTGCAGAAGGGAATCCTGGGCGGGGCTTTGCTGCTGGTGGGCGGCGCGCTGCCGATCGCCTTGCGAGGCGTGCGGCGGGGGCCCGCGCCCAGACGAGCGCTGGCCCTGCTGACGCCCGACGAGCACGCCATCGTCGCCGCCATCGCCGCCCGCATCGTTCCCGGTGACGGCGCCGGCGCCACCTGGCCGACCGCTGAGGATCTGGACTGCGCGGGAAAGATCGACGCGCTGATGGCCACCACCCACCCGCGAGTGGGCGCAGAGTTTCGCCAGCTTTTGCACCTCTTCGAGAATGGCCTTGGTGGGCTTTTGACCAATCTGCAGCCAGCGCCGTTTTCACGCTGCTCGCCGGCCGAGCAGGACGCCCGCCTGGAGGCCTGGCGCTATTCACGGCTGGCGTTGCTGCGCAGCGGATACCAGGCGTTGAAACGTCTTTGCCAGGCGACGTATTACTCATCGCCCGAGACCTACGCGCACGTCGGCTATCCGGGCCCGCCGGAGATCCCGCAGCGACCATGA
- a CDS encoding GMC family oxidoreductase — protein MTTAATTTTKNGGIIPGAALGDRDHMAVETDFCVVGSGAGGSVAAAVLAQAGAQVVVLEEGGHYTRKDFNLQESWAYPALYQEHGNRATKDLSIIILQGRSVGGGTTVNWTSSFRTPERTLRRWEERHGVRALDAAALAPHFAAVEERLSIGPGVDDDVNRNNRKLWDGAAKLGWNPELIHRNVKGCARLGYCGMGCPLDAKQSAAITYVPDAIAAGAQIFTDVRARLVETDRGRARAVIAEVLDRQHDRPRSRLVVYAKRGVILAGGAINTPALLLRSKAGLGSGQVGRRTFLHPTVPLLAFYPEPIEAFYGPPQSVSVHHFADRGERLGYFFEAAPIHPMLAALAFPGYGDAHRRVAERLAYAQATIALLVDGHHDDEGGRVDCTADERIGLDYPLGDLHREAAVDALQNMARLQLAAGATEIVTLHDPSLVVKSEADISRIAAAPFGPNRHTLFSAHQMGGCAMGGDPRTSVVSARGKHHEFENLWIVDGSVFPTSLGVNPQLSIYAHARLFATEIAKSG, from the coding sequence ATGACCACCGCCGCAACAACGACGACGAAGAACGGCGGCATCATCCCCGGCGCTGCGCTGGGCGATCGCGACCACATGGCGGTCGAGACCGACTTCTGCGTCGTCGGCAGCGGCGCCGGCGGCAGCGTGGCGGCGGCGGTGCTGGCCCAGGCGGGCGCGCAGGTGGTGGTGCTGGAAGAAGGCGGCCACTACACGCGCAAAGACTTCAACTTGCAAGAGTCGTGGGCTTACCCCGCGCTGTATCAAGAGCACGGCAACCGCGCGACCAAGGATCTGTCGATCATCATCCTGCAAGGCCGCTCGGTCGGCGGCGGCACCACGGTGAACTGGACCTCGTCGTTCCGCACGCCGGAACGCACGCTGCGCCGCTGGGAAGAGCGCCACGGCGTGCGGGCGCTGGACGCGGCCGCACTGGCCCCACACTTTGCCGCCGTCGAGGAACGCCTGTCGATCGGCCCCGGCGTCGACGACGACGTCAACCGCAACAACCGCAAGCTGTGGGACGGCGCCGCCAAGCTGGGCTGGAACCCCGAGCTGATTCACCGCAACGTGAAAGGCTGCGCCCGCCTCGGCTACTGCGGCATGGGCTGCCCGCTGGACGCCAAGCAGTCGGCGGCGATCACGTATGTTCCCGACGCCATCGCCGCCGGCGCCCAGATCTTCACCGACGTACGCGCGCGCCTGGTGGAGACCGATCGCGGCCGCGCCCGCGCCGTCATCGCCGAGGTTCTGGATCGGCAGCACGATCGCCCGCGCAGCCGGCTGGTGGTGTACGCCAAACGCGGCGTCATCCTCGCCGGCGGCGCCATCAACACCCCGGCGTTGCTGCTGCGTTCGAAGGCGGGCCTGGGCAGCGGTCAAGTCGGGCGGCGGACCTTCCTGCACCCGACCGTGCCGCTGCTGGCGTTTTACCCCGAACCGATCGAGGCGTTCTATGGCCCGCCCCAGTCAGTGTCCGTGCACCACTTCGCCGATCGCGGCGAACGCCTGGGCTACTTCTTCGAAGCCGCGCCCATCCATCCGATGCTGGCGGCGCTGGCTTTTCCGGGCTACGGAGATGCGCACCGTCGCGTCGCCGAGCGACTGGCGTACGCGCAGGCGACCATAGCTTTGTTGGTCGACGGGCACCACGACGACGAAGGCGGACGCGTCGACTGTACCGCCGACGAACGCATCGGCCTTGATTACCCGCTCGGCGATCTCCATCGCGAGGCGGCGGTCGATGCTCTGCAGAACATGGCGCGGCTGCAACTGGCGGCCGGCGCGACGGAGATCGTCACCCTGCACGATCCGTCGCTGGTGGTGAAGAGCGAAGCGGACATTTCACGCATCGCCGCGGCTCCGTTCGGTCCCAACCGCCACACCCTCTTTTCGGCGCATCAGATGGGTGGCTGCGCGATGGGAGGCGATCCACGGACGTCGGTGGTCAGCGCCCGCGGCAAACACCACGAGTTCGAAAATCTTTGGATCGTCGACGGCTCAGTCTTCCCCACCAGCCTGGGCGTCAACCCGCAACTGTCCATCTATGCTCACGCCCGCCTGTTCGCCACCGAGATCGCCAAGAGCGGCTGA
- a CDS encoding FecR domain-containing protein, giving the protein MGDSKRRPLPSPQPLSALAARFTDGHTGGPAERDVGARWDRLRIALGKPTARPGRRRVGLFLGMSGGALALATALLIWLRWQGPPVTYVLAGAALGGDGYIAGVAAAPAALTFSEGTKVDLAPGSRAVVVATDRHGARVRLEDGGAHFSVVHRPRARWAVDAGPFTVQVIGTTFDVRWSGSDDLFEIHLLVGSVHVHGPLTGDGVTLQAGEKLQARVNQGMLRVERVGAPSAAISLPAARTPTALAPPKPFTPPSAFLVPSVRTAAPPPRAPHSRAVAVASPSPTLAIGQSWRQRVASGDFRSVVAEAEEQGLVICLKMLPDDRLGTLADAARYSGRADIASDALSALRERFPGSPAARRAAFLLGRLAEESGQSPSLGLRWYEMYLTEAPNGSYASEALGRQMLVVNRQSGAAAASALARQYLRLFPSGAYAAEAESVVAGAP; this is encoded by the coding sequence ATGGGCGATTCGAAGCGCCGCCCGCTGCCGTCGCCGCAGCCGCTGTCGGCGCTGGCGGCGCGTTTCACCGACGGGCACACCGGCGGCCCCGCCGAGCGCGACGTTGGCGCCCGCTGGGATCGCCTGCGTATCGCCCTTGGAAAGCCCACCGCGCGGCCGGGCCGCCGGCGCGTTGGTCTCTTCCTCGGCATGAGCGGCGGCGCGCTGGCGCTGGCGACGGCGCTGCTGATCTGGCTGCGATGGCAAGGCCCACCGGTGACGTACGTGCTGGCCGGCGCGGCGCTGGGCGGCGACGGGTACATCGCGGGCGTGGCGGCGGCGCCGGCGGCGTTAACTTTCTCGGAAGGAACGAAGGTCGACCTGGCGCCGGGCAGCCGCGCGGTGGTGGTGGCGACGGATCGGCATGGGGCGCGCGTGCGCCTGGAGGACGGCGGCGCACATTTTTCGGTGGTCCATCGGCCGCGCGCCCGCTGGGCCGTCGACGCTGGACCGTTCACGGTGCAGGTCATCGGCACCACCTTCGACGTGCGCTGGTCGGGCAGCGACGATCTGTTCGAAATCCACTTGCTGGTTGGCAGCGTTCATGTACACGGTCCGCTGACCGGCGACGGCGTCACGTTGCAGGCCGGCGAAAAACTTCAGGCGCGGGTGAACCAGGGGATGTTGCGGGTCGAGCGCGTGGGCGCGCCCTCTGCAGCGATCTCTTTGCCCGCGGCGCGGACCCCGACCGCTCTCGCGCCACCCAAACCGTTCACGCCACCGTCGGCGTTCCTGGTGCCGTCGGTGCGTACGGCGGCGCCACCACCGCGCGCGCCACACAGCCGGGCGGTGGCGGTCGCGTCACCGTCGCCGACGTTGGCCATCGGGCAATCGTGGCGCCAGCGGGTGGCCAGCGGTGATTTTCGATCGGTGGTCGCTGAAGCCGAGGAACAGGGACTGGTCATCTGCTTGAAGATGCTGCCTGATGATCGGCTGGGCACGCTGGCGGACGCCGCCCGCTACAGCGGACGGGCGGACATCGCCAGCGACGCTTTGTCCGCGTTGCGAGAACGATTTCCTGGCTCGCCGGCCGCGCGGCGGGCGGCGTTTCTGCTCGGCCGACTGGCGGAAGAGTCAGGCCAGTCGCCGTCGTTGGGGTTGCGCTGGTACGAAATGTATCTGACGGAAGCGCCGAACGGCTCGTATGCCAGCGAGGCCTTGGGTCGGCAGATGCTGGTGGTCAATCGGCAGTCAGGCGCGGCCGCGGCCAGCGCGCTGGCGCGCCAGTACCTGCGCCTTTTTCCGTCGGGCGCTTACGCGGCCGAAGCCGAGAGCGTCGTCGCCGGAGCGCCATGA
- the dusB gene encoding tRNA dihydrouridine synthase DusB, with protein sequence MLIGALEISPAVLLAPMEAVTDLPFRTICEELGAALTFTEFLSAEALTRGAAKAIGRMWPSLGGRRFAVQIFGREPDALARAAQMAVDVGASIVDINMGCPAKKVTAGACGSALMREPALAAALVQAVRRSVPAAIPVTVKHRAGWDESSLNAAAFARMLVEAGAAMITVHGRTRSQGFSGAARLDPIADVRAALPAHIPVIGNGDVKDIAGYQRMKSATGCDGVMIGRGAMGNPWLFRSLVALEIGAPDPGPPTLQERRVVWRRHAELVLSYSHERMRIHELRKTIAWYSRGLHGGAQLRQRSFDSPEPAALLAMGEAFFDGLHAVASSGAVTDLLTGPADPVAKAIDRNTRRGGPAASAA encoded by the coding sequence ATGCTCATCGGCGCGCTGGAGATTTCCCCCGCGGTACTGCTTGCCCCCATGGAGGCGGTCACCGATCTGCCGTTCCGCACCATCTGCGAAGAGCTGGGCGCGGCGCTGACCTTCACGGAATTTCTGTCTGCCGAGGCCTTGACCCGCGGCGCCGCCAAGGCCATCGGTCGCATGTGGCCCAGCCTGGGCGGTCGCCGCTTTGCCGTGCAGATCTTCGGGCGCGAACCGGACGCCCTGGCGCGCGCGGCGCAGATGGCGGTCGACGTCGGCGCCTCGATCGTCGACATCAACATGGGCTGCCCGGCCAAGAAGGTCACCGCCGGCGCGTGCGGCTCGGCGCTGATGCGCGAGCCGGCGCTGGCCGCGGCGCTGGTGCAAGCGGTGCGACGGTCGGTCCCGGCCGCGATCCCGGTGACGGTCAAGCACCGTGCCGGCTGGGATGAGTCGTCGCTGAACGCGGCGGCGTTCGCGCGCATGCTGGTGGAGGCAGGCGCCGCCATGATCACCGTGCACGGTCGCACCCGTTCGCAAGGGTTCTCTGGCGCGGCTCGGCTTGATCCGATCGCCGACGTGCGCGCGGCGTTGCCGGCGCACATCCCGGTGATCGGCAACGGCGACGTGAAAGACATCGCCGGCTATCAACGCATGAAGTCCGCCACCGGCTGCGACGGCGTGATGATCGGCCGCGGCGCCATGGGCAACCCTTGGCTGTTCCGTTCGCTGGTGGCGCTGGAAATCGGCGCGCCCGATCCCGGACCGCCGACGCTGCAAGAACGGCGCGTGGTGTGGCGCCGCCACGCCGAGCTGGTGCTTTCATACAGCCATGAACGCATGCGCATCCACGAGCTGCGCAAGACCATCGCCTGGTACTCGCGCGGTTTGCATGGCGGCGCGCAGCTGCGCCAGCGCAGCTTCGACAGTCCAGAGCCTGCGGCGCTGCTGGCAATGGGCGAAGCCTTCTTCGACGGCTTGCACGCCGTCGCGTCCAGCGGCGCGGTGACCGACCTGCTGACCGGCCCCGCCGATCCAGTGGCAAAGGCCATCGATCGCAACACCCGCCGCGGCGGGCCAGCGGCTAGCGCGGCGTAA
- the rny gene encoding ribonuclease Y, giving the protein MISIGIVAPLLVVLFVVALLVGRSLRPAALPQTEDEKRRLIEAAKSEADSLKRQAALDAKEQAQKARADVDADLKARQADLEKRQSDLTTRERGLEKNERELRQQEDDLRRQEKQIAGRESAAEAAARAAANQATEAKGRLEKIAGLSATEARTQLLDDLRDEARRSIADEVKKIEDEARLEAEAKSKMIISAAIQRYAGEYVAERTVATVPLPSDDMKGRIIGREGRNVRALEAATGIDLIIDDTPDAVVISCFNPVRREIARIALTRLIADGRIHPTRIEEMVEKATQEIDQQCKEAGEQAAFDLGLGRMHPELIKLIGKLKFRSSNAQNLLQHAIEVGFLAGAMAAELGLPVKTARRAGLLHDIGKAIDQEVEGAHGVVGAQVAKKFGEPPRVCHAIEAHHGDVSPTDVLDHIVDAANVLSSQRPGARREMLESYVQRLFDLEKIATSFPGVERAFAIQAGREVRVIVENSRVSDQQARLLSKDIARKVESELSYPGQIKVAVIRETRATDYAK; this is encoded by the coding sequence ATGATCTCCATCGGCATCGTCGCGCCGCTGCTGGTGGTGCTGTTCGTGGTGGCCTTGCTGGTCGGGCGATCGCTGCGCCCGGCCGCTTTGCCTCAGACCGAAGATGAAAAACGGCGCCTGATCGAAGCGGCCAAGTCCGAGGCTGATTCGCTTAAGCGCCAGGCGGCGCTGGACGCCAAGGAGCAGGCCCAGAAGGCGCGCGCCGATGTCGACGCCGACCTGAAGGCCCGGCAGGCCGACCTGGAGAAACGCCAGAGCGATCTGACCACGCGCGAACGCGGCCTGGAGAAAAATGAACGCGAGCTGCGCCAGCAGGAAGACGATCTGCGCCGCCAGGAAAAGCAAATCGCCGGGCGCGAGTCTGCCGCCGAGGCGGCCGCGCGCGCCGCCGCCAATCAGGCCACGGAGGCCAAGGGCCGGCTGGAAAAAATCGCCGGCCTGAGCGCCACCGAGGCGCGCACGCAATTGCTGGACGACCTGCGTGACGAAGCCCGCCGATCGATCGCCGACGAGGTCAAGAAGATCGAGGACGAGGCGCGCCTGGAGGCCGAGGCCAAGTCCAAGATGATCATCTCCGCGGCCATTCAACGTTACGCCGGCGAGTACGTCGCCGAGCGCACCGTGGCCACCGTGCCGTTGCCGTCGGACGACATGAAGGGCCGCATCATCGGGCGCGAGGGCCGCAACGTGCGCGCGCTGGAGGCGGCCACCGGGATCGATCTCATCATCGACGACACGCCCGACGCGGTGGTGATCTCGTGCTTCAATCCCGTGCGCCGCGAGATCGCGCGCATTGCCCTGACCCGATTGATCGCCGACGGCCGCATCCACCCCACGCGCATCGAGGAGATGGTGGAGAAGGCCACCCAGGAGATCGACCAGCAGTGCAAGGAGGCGGGCGAACAGGCGGCCTTCGATCTGGGGCTTGGCCGCATGCACCCCGAGCTGATCAAGCTCATCGGCAAACTAAAGTTTCGTTCCAGCAACGCCCAGAACCTGCTTCAGCACGCCATCGAGGTCGGCTTTCTGGCCGGGGCGATGGCCGCCGAGCTGGGGTTGCCGGTGAAGACCGCCCGTCGTGCCGGCCTGCTGCACGACATCGGCAAGGCCATCGATCAAGAGGTCGAAGGCGCGCACGGCGTGGTGGGGGCGCAGGTGGCCAAGAAGTTCGGCGAGCCGCCGCGGGTGTGCCACGCCATCGAAGCCCACCACGGCGACGTGTCGCCGACCGACGTGCTCGACCACATCGTCGACGCCGCGAATGTTCTGTCCAGCCAGCGTCCCGGCGCTCGGCGCGAGATGCTGGAGTCGTATGTGCAGCGACTGTTCGACCTGGAAAAGATCGCCACCAGTTTTCCTGGGGTGGAACGCGCCTTCGCCATCCAGGCCGGCCGCGAGGTGCGGGTGATCGTCGAGAACTCGCGGGTCAGCGATCAACAAGCGCGCTTGCTGTCCAAGGACATCGCCCGCAAAGTCGAATCCGAACTGTCTTATCCCGGCCAGATCAAAGTGGCGGTCATCCGCGAGACCCGCGCCACCGATTACGCCAAGTAG
- a CDS encoding 5-formyltetrahydrofolate cyclo-ligase, whose amino-acid sequence MAERRQNLPAVDSQRWSGQAADRLLSVPAFADAATRTIAGYVAARGEADPAAALAAARARGAVVVYPRVEGVPPRLHFHRADAPAELVPGAFGLLEPSPSAPELPVESIDLMLVPGLAFDRAGRRLGFGGGYYDETAARLRAVRPSILVGFGYDFQVVPHCPAGPNDALIDWVVTELRAESCAGAPS is encoded by the coding sequence ATGGCGGAGCGTCGCCAGAATTTGCCCGCCGTCGACAGCCAGCGCTGGTCCGGCCAGGCGGCGGACCGTCTGTTGTCAGTGCCGGCTTTCGCCGACGCCGCCACCCGGACCATCGCCGGGTATGTGGCCGCGCGCGGTGAGGCCGATCCGGCGGCCGCGCTGGCGGCGGCGCGCGCCCGCGGCGCGGTGGTGGTCTACCCGCGGGTCGAAGGGGTTCCCCCGCGCCTGCATTTTCACCGGGCCGACGCCCCGGCCGAGCTGGTGCCGGGCGCCTTCGGCCTGCTGGAACCGTCCCCTTCGGCGCCCGAGCTGCCGGTCGAGAGCATCGATCTGATGCTGGTTCCCGGGCTGGCTTTTGATCGCGCCGGCCGGCGGCTGGGGTTCGGCGGCGGCTATTACGACGAGACGGCGGCGCGCCTGCGCGCGGTCCGGCCGAGCATTTTGGTCGGTTTTGGATATGACTTTCAGGTCGTCCCACATTGTCCGGCCGGGCCGAACGATGCATTGATTGACTGGGTGGTAACCGAGCTTCGCGCCGAAAGTTGTGCGGGAGCACCATCATGA
- a CDS encoding cell division protein ZapA, with product MKRSVTVQIAGARYALKSDDDDRLVKALAAYVDTKMREVQKTARTPDTQAVAVLTALQIAEELFAERQQASELRKSIREKSQSLLDYLEREARL from the coding sequence GTGAAACGGTCGGTCACCGTTCAGATCGCTGGCGCTCGCTACGCCCTGAAAAGCGACGACGACGACCGCCTGGTCAAGGCGCTGGCCGCCTACGTCGACACCAAGATGCGCGAGGTGCAAAAGACCGCGCGCACGCCCGACACCCAGGCGGTGGCGGTGCTGACGGCGCTGCAAATCGCCGAAGAATTGTTCGCCGAGCGCCAGCAGGCCAGTGAACTGCGGAAAAGCATTCGCGAAAAGAGTCAGTCCCTGCTTGACTACCTGGAACGAGAAGCGAGATTATGA